One genomic window of Methanosalsum zhilinae DSM 4017 includes the following:
- a CDS encoding superoxide dismutase gives MAKEYYKLPPLAYGYDELEPYISEEQLRLHHDKHHQSYVDNLNSIIKMVEKAREEGKDYDYKAATKAASFNAGGNVLHDYFWWEMMPAEKAGEEPVGELLEQIKKDFGSFERFKKEFSQVALTVEGSGWAALTYCGDTHRLSPIQIEKHNVNVYPDYPIIMVLDMWEHAYYIDYRNEKAKFVDGFWNIINWEELDKHFKKYL, from the coding sequence ATGGCAAAAGAATACTATAAATTACCACCTCTGGCATACGGATACGATGAACTGGAACCATACATATCCGAAGAACAGCTAAGGTTGCATCATGATAAGCATCACCAATCATATGTAGATAATCTGAATTCCATCATCAAAATGGTGGAAAAGGCAAGGGAAGAAGGAAAAGATTATGATTACAAAGCAGCTACAAAAGCTGCATCTTTTAATGCAGGCGGTAATGTACTGCATGATTATTTCTGGTGGGAGATGATGCCAGCCGAGAAAGCAGGTGAAGAACCTGTAGGAGAACTTCTGGAGCAGATAAAGAAGGATTTTGGAAGTTTTGAAAGGTTCAAAAAAGAATTTTCCCAGGTGGCATTAACTGTGGAAGGATCTGGCTGGGCAGCACTAACCTATTGCGGAGATACTCACCGACTCTCACCGATACAGATTGAAAAACACAATGTTAACGTGTATCCGGACTACCCGATAATTATGGTTCTGGATATGTGGGAACATGCCTATTATATAGACTACAGAAATGAAAAGGCAAAGTTTGTAGATGGATTCTGGAATATAATTAACTGGGAAGAACTCGACAAACATTTCAAAAAATATCTTTAA
- a CDS encoding S-layer protein domain-containing protein, producing the protein MKIKCNIKIIIFTVVLLIFVSSCYAEYNGQIKSSDEMPIEWNSSECWTVLNLEQNKEILKIQNLNGDGDKNITEDNLTYEVRLYEVNFTAPGADIYYIIPWFGKEYVAIEDNPGKMSSIIFQQKENDKKRLTENQLWDLDNGYSLKFQSSPDGSTAFVTLYRNESELISGVANYANNMTFIGKENIAGIDGAIFFVTHIDSVFGSVNDRTAIIKHTWLLDICNVTEIEEGNAFGSLKVQNISGNSINLSNFEEINLIANDKKYFTDDWYFETFSSGNSWLIRPGKDNTEEESADNNESKSIEDLNISLMDDLDESEANFSTTFKEFTDENLNNSNLETNGKDVYVEEIQNVASLPGFTSIVSIFALISITFMRKRQ; encoded by the coding sequence ATGAAAATAAAATGTAACATAAAAATTATTATTTTCACTGTTGTTCTATTAATTTTTGTTTCGAGCTGTTACGCAGAATATAATGGCCAGATTAAATCTTCAGATGAGATGCCAATAGAATGGAATAGCAGTGAATGTTGGACCGTTCTTAATTTAGAGCAAAATAAAGAAATTCTTAAAATACAAAATCTAAATGGTGATGGTGATAAAAATATTACAGAAGATAACCTAACTTATGAAGTTAGATTGTACGAAGTAAATTTCACAGCACCTGGAGCAGACATCTATTATATAATCCCGTGGTTTGGAAAAGAATATGTTGCTATTGAGGATAATCCCGGTAAAATGAGTTCAATTATATTTCAACAAAAAGAAAATGATAAAAAAAGATTAACTGAAAATCAGTTGTGGGATTTAGATAACGGATATAGTTTAAAATTTCAGTCCAGTCCTGATGGCAGTACAGCATTTGTAACTCTCTATCGAAATGAAAGTGAATTAATATCTGGTGTGGCCAACTATGCTAATAATATGACTTTTATTGGCAAAGAAAATATAGCAGGAATTGATGGTGCAATCTTTTTTGTCACACATATAGATTCAGTATTTGGCTCTGTTAATGACCGCACTGCGATAATTAAACATACATGGCTTTTAGATATTTGCAATGTTACAGAGATTGAAGAAGGAAATGCGTTTGGAAGCTTAAAAGTCCAAAATATATCAGGTAATTCAATAAATTTATCAAACTTTGAAGAAATTAATTTAATTGCCAATGATAAGAAATATTTTACAGATGATTGGTATTTTGAAACTTTTTCGTCTGGTAATAGCTGGCTGATTCGTCCAGGTAAGGATAATACTGAAGAAGAATCTGCAGATAATAATGAGTCCAAATCGATAGAAGATCTAAATATATCTCTAATGGATGATTTAGATGAAAGTGAAGCTAATTTTTCAACTACTTTCAAGGAGTTTACAGATGAAAATCTGAATAATTCTAACTTAGAAACTAATGGTAAAGATGTTTATGTAGAAGAAATACAAAATGTGGCTTCACTTCCAGGTTTCACATCTATAGTATCTATTTTCGCATTAATTAGTATAACTTTCATGCGAAAAAGACAGTGA
- a CDS encoding cation:proton antiporter — translation MLSSFPITNPALIFAMAMLVFLVTPLIFKYYRLPGIVGIIIVGAIIGPNALNILDRNETIILLGEIGLIYLMFLAGLEINVNKFIEKIDRSLVFGSLSFLIPQIAGTLVGIYVIGLTVPAALLFAAIFASHTLLAYPVIKKLGIVKNEAITAAVGGTIITDTLALLVLAVVLTSTEADIGTSFWLQLGVGLAIFFIGVWTIVPRISRWFFSNLTDESYFEFLYVMTILFICAYLAEVAGVEAIIGAFFSGLVLNRLIPKTGPLMNRIEFIGNSFFIPFFLLSVGMLVDARIFLQGIHELTIAFWLITLLLITKFIASWITGVVYRYDINQILSIFGLSTGQAAAALAIVLIGYDAGILDQMMINSVVAMILVIGIISPTIVEKYGNKVSMGDKIVHEASEMPQRILVPFSSQSIYKEFLLDLAMIIKNKRSEEPLNALCVIKIGPDPGMKIIEAEKALEEAKKYAASAETMINTQVRLNYNIASGIIRAVQENRINTTIIGWDGTHSVKEGIIGSIIDQVLEKTDKLTLVSHLENPLCNTKRITIIMPYGIDHNPGISQTIRTIKRIAEETGAKTVVKAVGDQADKYEKTFSSIKPDIPTQFEMVESRAKLLNSLHKNEGRDELIIYVSARRNTPGWHPSSQKLPVKITSFFKGNLIIAYPGTEDATDHLKYFDIK, via the coding sequence ATGCTATCCAGCTTTCCGATAACCAATCCTGCATTGATCTTTGCAATGGCAATGCTTGTGTTTCTAGTTACACCTCTTATTTTCAAATATTATAGACTTCCAGGGATTGTTGGAATAATCATTGTTGGTGCAATTATAGGACCAAACGCATTGAATATACTTGATAGGAATGAAACGATTATACTGCTGGGGGAAATAGGATTAATTTATCTGATGTTTCTTGCAGGTCTGGAAATCAATGTCAATAAGTTTATAGAAAAAATTGATCGAAGTCTGGTTTTTGGTTCACTTTCATTTCTTATCCCACAGATCGCAGGTACTCTTGTAGGGATATATGTTATAGGTCTCACAGTTCCTGCAGCGCTTCTTTTTGCAGCTATTTTCGCATCTCACACTCTCCTTGCATATCCTGTCATCAAAAAACTTGGAATTGTAAAAAATGAGGCAATTACGGCAGCTGTTGGAGGAACTATAATCACTGATACTCTTGCACTGCTGGTTCTGGCAGTTGTCCTGACATCCACAGAAGCAGATATTGGAACATCATTCTGGCTGCAGCTTGGAGTTGGGCTGGCTATATTCTTTATTGGTGTCTGGACCATTGTCCCGCGTATCTCAAGATGGTTTTTCAGCAACCTTACAGATGAGAGTTATTTCGAATTCCTATATGTAATGACAATTCTTTTTATCTGTGCTTATCTTGCGGAGGTTGCAGGCGTTGAAGCAATTATTGGTGCATTTTTTTCAGGCCTTGTCCTTAATAGATTAATCCCAAAAACCGGACCTTTGATGAATAGAATTGAGTTTATAGGAAATTCTTTTTTCATTCCATTCTTCCTCCTCTCTGTAGGAATGCTTGTTGATGCCAGGATCTTTTTACAAGGAATTCATGAACTTACCATAGCATTCTGGTTGATAACACTTTTACTTATAACAAAGTTTATTGCATCCTGGATTACAGGAGTAGTCTATAGATACGACATCAACCAGATTTTGAGCATTTTTGGACTATCCACAGGCCAGGCAGCTGCTGCACTTGCAATTGTATTGATTGGATATGATGCAGGCATTCTGGATCAGATGATGATCAATAGTGTAGTTGCGATGATACTTGTAATAGGAATCATCAGCCCCACGATAGTAGAAAAGTATGGAAATAAGGTATCAATGGGAGACAAAATTGTACATGAAGCCAGTGAAATGCCACAGAGAATACTGGTTCCATTCTCATCACAATCAATTTATAAAGAATTTTTACTTGACCTTGCAATGATAATAAAAAATAAACGCTCAGAAGAACCACTGAATGCTCTTTGTGTGATCAAGATTGGGCCTGATCCTGGTATGAAAATAATCGAAGCTGAAAAAGCGCTCGAAGAAGCTAAAAAATATGCTGCGTCTGCTGAAACAATGATAAACACCCAGGTAAGGCTCAATTACAACATAGCCTCTGGAATAATAAGAGCAGTGCAGGAAAATAGAATAAACACCACTATTATTGGATGGGATGGAACACACTCGGTCAAAGAGGGGATAATAGGCTCAATAATTGATCAAGTTCTTGAAAAAACAGATAAATTGACCCTGGTTTCTCATCTTGAAAATCCCCTGTGCAACACCAAAAGAATAACCATCATAATGCCCTATGGAATAGATCATAATCCAGGTATATCCCAGACAATCCGAACTATCAAAAGAATTGCAGAGGAGACTGGCGCAAAAACAGTTGTAAAGGCAGTTGGGGATCAGGCTGACAAATATGAGAAGACGTTCAGTTCAATTAAACCAGATATACCGACCCAATTTGAAATGGTGGAAAGCCGGGCTAAATTGCTGAATAGTCTGCATAAAAATGAAGGCAGGGATGAGCTGATTATATATGTAAGCGCCAGGCGCAATACACCCGGATGGCACCCCTCCTCCCAGAAACTACCAGTCAAGATCACTTCCTTCTTTAAAGGAAACCTAATAATAGCTTACCCAGGAACTGAAGATGCTACAGATCACTTGAAATACTTTGATATTAAATGA
- a CDS encoding prenyltransferase, which produces MAEKNPGFFEMTRITGLIAMLFPLLISTAVAMFITGNLNIPGLFLAAVVGFSIHISMNVYNDIYDTKQGSDSLSSSKNLFSGGSATLIKNPELEGKMFTIARTGLFIGLLGTLGLIWISEIHLWPVFIFIFLTASFLSKYYTAEPFKFAYRGLGEIVVWFGFGPLAILLGSAAQGVPFHPLIISIMPITGLTTLIFSWSGELADMPYDIKAKKRGLVLRLGIKKSIFGLLILHLLLISNIIFVAYLLPAGWILILAMIPYLLLMVKTLPMFGEIINHTDGSKIRPRILKLASLNFFSFIVFSAMITIGFILLINI; this is translated from the coding sequence ATGGCTGAAAAAAATCCCGGTTTTTTTGAAATGACCCGAATAACTGGTCTTATAGCCATGCTTTTTCCCTTACTCATAAGCACAGCTGTTGCCATGTTTATCACAGGAAATCTGAACATTCCCGGTCTTTTTCTTGCAGCTGTAGTTGGATTCAGCATTCATATATCAATGAATGTTTACAATGACATATATGACACAAAACAGGGGTCTGACAGTTTAAGTTCAAGTAAAAACCTGTTCAGTGGAGGATCTGCTACACTAATTAAAAATCCTGAACTTGAAGGAAAAATGTTCACAATAGCCAGAACAGGACTTTTCATAGGCTTACTGGGAACCTTAGGGCTTATCTGGATTTCAGAAATTCATCTGTGGCCTGTATTTATTTTTATATTTCTGACCGCTTCTTTTCTTAGCAAATATTATACAGCAGAACCTTTCAAATTTGCCTACAGGGGGCTTGGTGAAATTGTCGTTTGGTTTGGTTTTGGTCCTCTTGCAATTCTTTTAGGTTCGGCTGCTCAGGGGGTTCCATTTCATCCATTGATAATTTCAATCATGCCCATTACAGGTCTGACTACACTGATATTTTCCTGGAGTGGAGAACTGGCGGACATGCCCTATGATATAAAAGCAAAAAAGCGTGGCCTTGTGCTCAGACTGGGGATAAAAAAGAGCATTTTTGGACTCTTAATTCTGCATTTATTGCTAATATCCAACATTATCTTTGTAGCTTATCTACTCCCTGCAGGCTGGATTCTCATCCTAGCAATGATCCCTTACTTGCTGTTGATGGTAAAAACATTACCAATGTTTGGAGAAATCATAAATCATACTGATGGTAGCAAGATTAGACCCCGGATTTTGAAACTGGCAAGCTTAAATTTCTTCAGCTTCATCGTTTTTTCAGCAATGATCACTATAGGTTTTATTCTGCTGATAAATATATAA